From Spodoptera frugiperda isolate SF20-4 chromosome 27, AGI-APGP_CSIRO_Sfru_2.0, whole genome shotgun sequence, a single genomic window includes:
- the LOC118263636 gene encoding low-density lipoprotein receptor-related protein 4 — MPAPLLVYVTCFTFLWICAKADDPSPVLGGARPANGTAEPPDLRSPMGRVPQYQPPGLGPGGLAPPQGFWPLNPHTRVDSWHHRPILTRIHTVSHDPGLEGADPDADCHQPCAKQQFSCQKSCTCIPMEKRCDGKVECADAEDEKNCTPACDEHQNRTLCHSTSVCIKLDWLCDGDNDCGDYSDETQCGGTTNCTSQQFQCANGLCIHKDWVCDGDNDCRDNSDENNCIKGKCREHQFMCAIGECISKHWRCDKEADCPDSSDEADCPVDLLRCGENEFQCDNKRCIRKDFQCDGDNDCGDWTDEDTCPMLPGSCNAGEFRCSDGKCIPDRWRCDTERDCADSGDELNCEPNSMRNCTDDEFTCADRRCILKTWLCDAVRDCTNGEDEMNCEVHCEEDQYTCKTQDHLISSAFRNCVNRKHVCDGMKDCPEGDDEEKCPVKRACSFEDRCDPDMCITTYDGQSACTCPLGFLLDYDNHTCRDIDECMYEQDPVCSQTCSNTVGSFKCGCMTGYVLRPDGRSCKPTGESPTLLFSNRVGIRQVWLTGDNYMPVVKGLHNAVALDYHYEKQLVFWTENNLRVIRVAQMNNNNLTDVIRWGLETPSGVAVDWIHDLLFWTDSGTRRVEVTTLEGTQRAVIAANDLDKPRAIAVHPGDALVFWTDWGPNPKIERADMDGSRRKSIIVDKIFWPNGLTIDYTESKIYWADAKHHVIEKASFDGRDRKKVTNKGLPHPFALTLFEDAIYWTDWHTKSISTVNKNTGMGIQTVHAGLNVPMDIHSYHPLRQIKSYKNRCGTNNGGCSHFCLPNSNDHSCRCPVGFNLNSDGRTCEQTPEKLLLYARKKDIRLKQLNPRKSTDSLDMVIPVETIKSAVALDWDHNTNSIFWTDVDKDTINHAYLNGSQQRVIVGSNLIWPAGLAYDWLTDKLYWTDAGTNRIEVANVDGSMRTLLAWDNIDKPRDIVVDPKGGVMYWSDWGTNPCIERADMDGGNRRRLIFGNMTWPNGLALDLKNSRIYWTDGGNQTIEYANLDGTGRTVLIGQQQLPHPFGLDLFGDEVFWTDWDTQSIQAANKYTGKNRRTLGAGVAGLMDVRVFHKERVSGVNRCGKNNGGCSHLCLLKPMGRSCACPIGIKIGKDGKTCANGPVNYLIFAHRVDIRVVSLDVPYLIDVPLPLPVLKNAFGVDVDHKTSLIYWTDTGERKIQRANRSGKDIETIIGKGLHTVDGIVIDSTGRKIYWTDGGRNSVEVAELDGSNRKVLVWTGLDSPRAIALHYEYGYMFWSDWGTSAKIERADMDGTNRRVIVENNIKWPNGLAIDKIEGRLYWNDAKVLSIESSDFNGNDRRIILSNVPYPYGIVIVGQYVYWTDWRTQALHRADKVSGKNSIIIRKNLEGLMDIRAVQGERELENVCGNNNGGCSHLCLRSPSGYTCACPTGLLFNSTEPNPKICRKYPESFLFFATKTSIALISFDTPEQWDVALPIKVQNAVAVDFHWEHKLLFYTDVDMDVIRSINMMNMSDTKDVIKGNMGIPNGLGVDWIANNIYWTDNEYKVIEVARLDGSSRKTLLSNLSEPRALALFPAKGYLYWSDWGQTPCIERAFLDGSERKVIVIQDVGFPNGITIDYKERRLYWTDALRHRIDTSDLNGQHRVQLIPEAKNPFGMTQFNDYIYWTDWYKKAVMRADKKTGKNVTALRTDLEMTMEIKAVSSEKQHGWNPCKEDNGGCSHLCFFREHDYICGCPDEADPRPCSTVPKVRVDLKMPSRYPSFYDYTDIEQDNGLPPPPTAIPDTSTGAIIILVAIMCFIILGIVVIAFVCVKMSRARDGDLKENYRESGGHISFHNPNYSCNSGASGGSAEQLERRPNRFQGIFKYDKNQERVTNVYIPEGTSLLPPPPPPPRPAARPATHDDFEPVTLHSYA; from the exons ATGCCTGCGCCGCTCCTCGTATACGTCACCTGCTTCACCTTTCTCTGGATATGTG CAAAAGCGGATGATCCATCGCCGGTGTTGGGGGGCGCGCGGCCGGCTAACGGTACCGCGGAGCCCCCCGACCTGCGCTCCCCCATGGGCCGAGTCCCGCAATATCAACCACCTGGCTTAGGACCTGGGGGCTTGGCTCCACCGCAGGGCTTTTGGCCTCTCAATCCGCACACACGCGTCGATTCTTGGCACC ACCGTCCCATATTGACCCGTATACACACCGTATCTCACGACCCCGGGTTAGAAGGAGCAGACCCCGACGCAGACTGCCACCAGCCTTGTGCCAAGCAACAATTTTCGTGTCAG AAATCATGCACATGTATACCAATGGAAAAGCGCTGTGACGGCAAAGTGGAGTGTGCCGACGCAGAAGATGAAAAGAACTGCACTCCAGCTTGCGATGAGCATCAGAACCGGACTCTTTGTCACAGCACCAGCGTCTGTATCAAACTGGACTGGCTTTGTGATGGAGACAACGACTGCGGCGACTACTCCGATGAAACCCAATGCG GTGGAACAACGAACTGTACATCGCAGCAGTTTCAGTGTGCGAACGGACTGTGTATTCACAAGGACTGGGTGTGTGACGGCGACAACGACTGCCGAGACAACTCTGATGAGAACAACTGCATCAAGGGCAA GTGTCGAGAGCATCAGTTCATGTGTGCGATCGGGGAATGCATATCGAAACATTGGCGTTGCGACAAGGAAGCTGATTGTCCAGATAGCTCTGATGAAGCTGACTGTC CTGTGGATCTTCTGCGGTGTGGTGAGAACGAGTTCCAATGTGACAACAAGAGATGCATTCGTAAAGACTTCCAATGCGATGGTGACAACGACTGCGGAGACTGGACTGACGAAGACACGTGTCCTATGCTACCTGGAAGCTGTAACGCTGGAGAGTTCAG ATGTAGCGATGGAAAATGCATACCAGACCGCTGGCGATGTGATACTGAACGGGATTGTGCAGACAGTGGGGACGAGCTCAACTGTGAACCGAACTCTATGCGCAACTGCACTGATGATGAGTTCACGTGTGCTGACCGACGCTGCATTCTG AAAACTTGGCTCTGCGATGCTGTCCGTGACTGCACAAACGGTGAAGACGAAATGAACTGCGAAGTGCATTGTGAAGAAGATCAATACACATGCAAGACTCAAGATCATCTCATCAGCAGTGCGTTCAGAAATTGTGTGAACAGGAAACACGTTTGTGATGGCATGAAGGACTGTCCAGAAGGAGATGATGAAGAGAAATGTCCAGTAAAGAGAGCATGCTCTTTTGAAGATAGATGTGACCCTGATATGTGCATCACCACCTATGATGGACAATCAGCTTGTACCTGTCCTTTGGGTTTCCTGCTAGACTACGACAATCACAC CTGCCGCGACATTGATGAGTGCATGTACGAACAGGATCCAGTCTGCTCCCAAACATGTTCCAATACTGTTGGAAGTTTCAAATGTGGCTGTATGACTGGATACGTGTTAAGACCCGATGGACGATCCTGTAAGCCTACAGGAGAATCACCCACTCTACTGTTTTCTAATCGCGTTGGTATACGACAG GTTTGGTTGACTGGCGATAACTACATGCCAGTGGTGAAAGGTCTTCATAATGCAGTTGCTCTGGACTATCACTACGAGAAACAACTTGTCTTCTGGACTGAGAACAACCTCAGAGTCATCAGGGTAGCCCAAATGAATAACAACAACTTGACAG ATGTCATAAGGTGGGGTTTAGAAACACCTAGTGGAGTGGCTGTAGATTGGATACATGATCTGCTATTTTGGACGGATTCTGGTACGCGACGAGTAGAAGTTACGACGCTTGAGGGAACTCAAAGAGCGGTCATAGCTGCCAACGATTTGGACAAACCTAGGGCTATAGCAGTGCACCCTGGAGACGCTTTAGTGTTCTGGACTGATTGGG GTCCCAACCCAAAGATAGAGCGTGCTGATATGGACGGCAGCAGACGCAAGAGCATCATTGTGGATAAAATCTTTTGGCCAAATGGACTGACCATCGACTATACGGAATCGAAGATATACTGGGCAGATGCCAAACACCATGTAATTGAGAAGGCTTCGTTTGATGGGCGTGATCGGAAGAAG GTAACCAATAAAGGACTGCCTCACCCATTTGCTCTGACGTTGTTTGAAGACGCTATCTATTGGACCGATTGGCACACCAAGAGTATCTCTACCGTCAACAAGAACACTGGAATGGGAATACAGACTGTTCACGCAGGACTTAACGTTCCTATGGATATTCATAG CTACCACCCGCTGAGGCAGATAAAGAGCTATAAGAATCGTTGCGGCACCAACAATGGAGGTTGTTCCCATTTCTGTCTTCCGAACAGCAACGATCACTCTTGTCGCTGCCCCGTTGGATTCAACTTGAACTCGGATGG TCGTACTTGCGAACAAACACCAGAGAAACTGCTGTTATACGCTCGTAAGAAAGACATAAGATTGAAACAACTGAATCCCAGGAAGTCAACTGATTCTTTGGATATG GTAATTCCAGTAGAAACGATAAAGTCAGCTGTTGCATTGGATTGGGATCACAACACGAACTCAATATTCTGGACAGACGTTGATAAGGATACCATCAATCATGCCTACTTGAATGGGTCACAGCAACGGGTTATCGTGGGATCTAATTTGA TTTGGCCAGCCGGTTTAGCCTACGATTGGCTAACTGATAAGCTGTACTGGACTGACGCTGGTACTAACAGGATTGAGGTAGCCAATGTTGATGGTAGCATGAGGACTTTGTTAGCGTGGGACAATATTGACAAGCCGAGGGATATCGTTGTGGATCCAAAAG GTGGCGTAATGTACTGGTCAGATTGGGGTACCAATCCGTGCATTGAACGTGCTGACATGGACGGAGGGAATCGACGGCGACTCATTTTTGGTAACATGACCTGGCCTAACGGACTCGCCCTGGATCTTAAGAACAGCCGCATTTACTGGACCGATGGAGGAAACCAGACTATCGAGTATGCGAACTTGGATGGTACAGGAAGAACAGTGTTGATTG GCCAACAACAATTGCCACACCCTTTCGGCCTGGATCTATTCGGAGACGAGGTGTTTTGGACGGATTGGGATACACAGTCAATTCAAGCAGCCAACAAGTACACTGGAAAGAATCGTCGTACTTTAGGCGCTGGTGTGGCTGGTCTGATGGACGTTCGAGTTTTCCACAAAGAGCGAGTTTCTGGAGTCAATAG ATGCGGCAAGAACAACGGTGGATGCTCTCATTTGTGCTTGTTGAAACCTATGGGGAGATCATGTGCATGTCCTATTGGAATCAAAATTGGC AAGGATGGCAAGACGTGTGCAAATGGTCCCGTGAACTACTTGATATTTGCTCATCGTGTGGATATTCGAGTAGTGTCCTTAGACGTTCCGTATCTAATCGACGTCCCATTACCGCTGCCAGTACTGAAGAATGCATTTGGAGTCGATGTAGATCATAAAACAA GTCTGATCTACTGGACGGATACTGGTGAAAGGAAGATCCAACGCGCTAACAGATCTGGCAAAGACATTGAGACTATCATAGGGAAAGGTTTACATACGGTCGACGGAATCGTGATTGACTCTACTGGTCGTAAG ATCTATTGGACAGACGGTGGTAGGAATAGTGTTGAAGTCGCAGAACTTGATGGGTCCAACAGAAAAGTACTTGTGTGGACTGGTTTAG ATTCTCCTCGGGCTATTGCTTTGCACTACGAGTACGGATACATGTTCTGGTCGGATTGGGGCACATCTGCCAAGATCGAAAGAGCTGATATGGATGGAACGAACAG GCGGGTCATTGTGGAGAACAACATCAAATGGCCGAACGGTCTTGCTATAGATAAAATCGAGGGTCGTCTCTACTGGAATGATGCTAAAGTCCTCTCTATCGAAAGCTCTGACTTCAACGGCAACGATCGTCGAATCATTCTCAGTAATGTTCCATATCCTTATGGCATTGTGATTGTGGGACAATACGTGTACTGGACTGATTGGAGGACACAAGCTTTGCATAGGGCGGACAAGGTCAGTGGAAAGAATTCTATCATCATCAGGAAGAACTTGGAGGGACTTATGGATATTCGCGCGGTTCAG GGTGAACGAGAACTAGAAAACGTTTGTGGTAACAACAACGGTGGTTGCTCCCATCTATGCCTGCGATCACCTTCAGGCTACACGTGTGCATGCCCAACTGGTTTACTCTTTAACTCCACCGAACCGAATCCGAAGATTTGCAGAAAATACCCCGAAAGCTTCCTGTTCTTTGCTACTAAGACCAGCATTGCTCTTATCTCGTTCGATACTCCTGAACAATGGGACGTCGCTCTACCAATAAAGGTGCAAAACGCTGTAGCTGTGGACTTCCACTGGGAACATAAACTGTTGTTCTACACTGATGTCGATATGGATGTTATCAG ATCAATAAACATGATGAACATGAGCGATACGAAGGATGTGATCAAAGGCAACATGGGTATACCAAACGGACTGGGAGTAGACTGGATCGCAAATAATATCTACTGGACTGACAATGAATACAAG GTCATAGAAGTTGCAAGATTGGATGGATCCTCGAGAAAAACTCTGCTTAGCAATTTGAGTGAACCTAGGGCACTGGCACTGTTTCCAGCTAAAGG GTACCTTTATTGGAGTGATTGGGGTCAAACTCCATGTATTGAGCGAGCCTTCCTAGACGGTAGCGAACGAAAAGTGATCGTGATTCAAGATGTAGGTTTCCCTAACGGAATAACTATCGATTACAAGGAAAGAAGACTGTACTGGACTGATGCTTTGAGACACAGAATCGATACATCCGACCTGAATGGACAACATCGAGTGCAGCTCATTCCCGAAGCTAAAAATCCTTTCGGAATGACTCAG tTCAACGATTACATCTACTGGACGGACTGGTACAAGAAAGCAGTGATGAGAGCAGACAAGAAAACTGGTAAGAACGTGACAGCCTTGAGAACCGACTTGGAGATGACGATGGAAATAAAAGCAGTATCGTCTGAGAAGCAGCATGGTTGGAATCCTTGCAAGGAAGATAATGGTGGCTGCTCTCATCTTTGCTTCTTTAGAGAACACGATTATATCTGCGGCTGTCCCGATGAAGCTGATCCAAGGCCTTGCTCCACTG tgcCGAAAGTCCGTGTCGACCTCAAAATGCCGTCTCGCTATCCCTCGTTCTATGACTACACAGACATTGAACAGGACAACGGCTTGCCTCCACCACCGACCGCAATACCAGACACCAGCACTGGAGCTATCATCATACTGGTCGCTATCATGTGCTTCATCATACTTGGCATTGTCGTTATTGCGTTCGTTTGTG TGAAAATGAGTCGAGCCCGCGATGGTGATTTGAAGGAGAATTACCGCGAGTCCGGCGGTCACATATCGTTTCACAATCCCAACTACAGCTGCAACAGTGGCGCTAGCGGCGGCAGCGCGGAGCAGCTCGAACGTCGACCCAACCGGTTCCAAGGCATATTCAAATACGATAAGAATCAG GAGCGTGTGACCAACGTGTACATCCCGGAGGGAACGAGCttgctgccgccgccgccgccgccgccccgcccCGCCGCGCGGCCCGCCACGCACGACGACTTCGAACCAGTCACGCTGCACTCATACGCATAG